In Chitinophaga varians, the following are encoded in one genomic region:
- a CDS encoding RagB/SusD family nutrient uptake outer membrane protein, producing MQNYHKILTISGGLLLCAILHSSCKKLVSVPDPVNTISTSQVFGTEKQANGAIAGVYTRMINGDNPFLTISVADQSFAGGLSTFMGGLSSDELFFFMSSADKSWYLPNTNKLTAFDAGRSNNLWNSAYTSIYGANSIIEGVGASTALKDSVKQALSGEAKFVRAFAYFYLTNFFGDVPLALTIDFNKTRIMPRTPQVQIYQQLVQDLKEAAAAMPETYPTSMGERIRPNRYAASALLARVYLYQKDYAGAVDAATTVINHTSLYQLEPDPDNAFTVASKEAIWQLQQANAANMRGNATPEGYDFSPSVPKVGIAPYCLTDVQMKAFEPGDKRLSWIDSTKTSPGLGQPEVVAYFPNKYKIGKNNNAIGAPPREYYMMLRLAEQYLIRAEAAANGGPGGLASAIADLNVVRSRAGLPALSNSLSKEQVLAAVAKERQTELFAEWGHRWFDLKRTGKAHDVLTALSLKQPWAGDYQLVYPIPPTEITVNHFLIQNPGY from the coding sequence ATGCAGAACTATCATAAAATACTGACTATTTCAGGCGGGCTGCTGTTATGCGCCATCCTTCATTCATCCTGCAAGAAACTGGTATCTGTGCCGGACCCGGTGAATACGATCTCTACGTCCCAGGTGTTCGGAACGGAGAAACAGGCCAACGGCGCTATAGCAGGCGTATATACCCGCATGATCAATGGTGACAATCCTTTCCTTACTATATCGGTAGCGGACCAGTCGTTTGCCGGCGGTCTCTCCACCTTTATGGGCGGCCTGTCTTCCGATGAACTGTTTTTTTTCATGAGCTCGGCGGACAAGTCCTGGTATCTGCCAAACACCAATAAGCTGACCGCTTTCGACGCCGGTCGCAGCAATAATCTCTGGAACTCTGCCTATACTTCCATATACGGTGCCAATAGCATCATAGAAGGAGTAGGTGCTTCCACCGCCCTGAAAGACAGTGTGAAGCAGGCGCTGAGCGGAGAAGCAAAGTTTGTCCGTGCCTTTGCTTACTTCTATCTCACTAATTTTTTTGGTGATGTGCCACTGGCACTTACCATCGATTTTAATAAAACACGCATCATGCCGCGTACGCCGCAGGTACAGATTTACCAGCAACTGGTGCAGGACCTGAAAGAGGCGGCAGCTGCCATGCCTGAAACATATCCCACCAGCATGGGTGAAAGAATACGCCCCAACCGGTATGCAGCCAGCGCATTGCTGGCACGGGTGTATCTCTACCAGAAAGACTACGCCGGCGCCGTGGACGCAGCTACCACCGTGATCAACCACACATCATTGTATCAACTGGAGCCGGACCCGGACAATGCCTTCACCGTAGCCAGCAAGGAAGCTATCTGGCAGCTGCAACAGGCCAACGCCGCTAATATGCGGGGAAATGCCACGCCAGAGGGCTATGATTTCAGCCCAAGCGTGCCCAAGGTCGGTATTGCGCCGTATTGTCTTACTGATGTGCAAATGAAAGCGTTTGAGCCGGGCGATAAACGCCTCTCTTGGATAGACAGCACCAAAACATCGCCAGGACTGGGCCAACCGGAGGTAGTAGCCTACTTTCCCAACAAATACAAAATCGGCAAGAACAACAATGCTATAGGCGCTCCGCCCCGGGAATATTATATGATGCTGCGCCTGGCCGAACAGTACCTGATACGCGCGGAAGCAGCGGCCAACGGCGGTCCCGGCGGACTTGCCTCTGCCATCGCTGACCTGAACGTGGTCCGCTCCAGGGCCGGTCTTCCTGCCTTGTCCAATTCCCTGAGCAAGGAACAGGTACTTGCGGCCGTTGCCAAAGAAAGACAGACAGAACTCTTTGCTGAATGGGGCCATCGCTGGTTTGACCTGAAACGTACCGGCAAGGCGCATGACGTCCTGACTGCGCTCTCACTTAAACAGCCATGGGCCGGCGATTACCAGCTGGTATATCCTATCCCGCCCACAGAGATCACCGTAAACCATTTCCTGATTCAAAATCCCGGCTACTGA
- a CDS encoding MutS-related protein — translation MFLQTDEQTIEDLRIFGKRDVSGIYELYNHTHTRGGETLLQEMFRQPLSDKEAINRRSSIIAHFAQQRVAFPFEAAMFDMAEKYLKNGDEQTKSAGRAVVLGEKDIYNGVTSVIGLVQQLHRFIESPTVAGAAAYTAERTAIALLLAEPALEPALNEPMKGKLSYGAVTAFDLLFRTRERQRITKLLEHVYTLDVYLSVAAVATEKQFVFPTALDKGSAVLQLEGVYHPSLKNPVGNNVFMGPDSNVIFLTGANMAGKSTFLRSLSTALYVAHMGFPVAARKMVFSVMDGIFTTINLPDNLGIGASHFYAEVLRVKKVATALSSGQSLLVIFDELFRGTNVKDAHEATVAVSRAFAGRKNSLFVISSHIVEAGEGLKEAGSVDFRYLPTRMNGHQPEYTYTLEQGITDDRHGMIIIRNEGILDILRNGRKTK, via the coding sequence ATGTTTTTACAAACGGATGAACAAACCATAGAAGACCTCCGGATATTCGGCAAACGGGATGTGAGCGGTATCTATGAGCTGTATAACCACACGCATACACGAGGCGGGGAAACGCTGTTGCAGGAAATGTTCCGGCAGCCCTTGTCGGATAAGGAAGCGATCAACCGCAGAAGCAGTATCATCGCTCATTTTGCGCAGCAACGCGTGGCCTTCCCGTTTGAAGCCGCTATGTTTGATATGGCGGAGAAATACCTGAAAAACGGAGACGAACAAACGAAAAGCGCCGGCCGCGCGGTGGTGCTCGGAGAGAAAGACATCTACAACGGTGTCACCTCCGTCATCGGACTGGTACAGCAACTGCACCGTTTCATAGAAAGCCCGACAGTAGCCGGTGCGGCGGCATATACCGCCGAGCGTACCGCTATTGCGCTGCTGCTGGCTGAACCGGCGCTGGAGCCGGCATTGAATGAACCAATGAAAGGGAAGCTGTCATACGGCGCGGTGACGGCCTTCGATCTGCTGTTCCGCACACGGGAACGGCAGCGTATCACAAAGCTGCTGGAGCATGTATATACGCTGGACGTATATCTGTCAGTGGCTGCGGTGGCCACGGAGAAGCAGTTCGTGTTCCCTACGGCGCTCGATAAAGGCAGTGCGGTATTACAGCTGGAAGGCGTGTATCATCCGTCTTTGAAAAACCCGGTCGGCAACAATGTGTTCATGGGGCCTGACAGCAACGTGATCTTTCTTACCGGCGCCAATATGGCGGGTAAGTCCACCTTCCTGCGTTCGCTCAGCACAGCATTGTATGTGGCACATATGGGCTTCCCCGTGGCGGCCCGTAAGATGGTCTTCTCCGTGATGGACGGCATCTTCACCACTATCAACCTGCCGGACAATCTCGGTATCGGGGCCAGTCACTTTTATGCTGAAGTGCTGCGCGTGAAAAAAGTAGCGACGGCCCTGAGCAGCGGACAGTCGCTGCTGGTCATCTTCGATGAGTTGTTCAGGGGCACCAATGTGAAGGACGCACATGAGGCTACCGTGGCCGTCAGCCGTGCATTCGCCGGGCGTAAAAACAGCCTTTTCGTGATCTCTTCCCACATCGTGGAAGCAGGCGAGGGGCTGAAAGAAGCCGGCAGTGTAGACTTCCGTTACCTGCCTACCCGCATGAACGGTCACCAGCCCGAGTATACGTACACGTTAGAGCAGGGTATCACCGATGACCGTCATGGTATGATCATCATCCGGAATGAAGGCATACTGGATATTCTCAGGAACGGTCGCAAGACTAAATAA
- a CDS encoding Gldg family protein, producing MKMIFKIAKTELRNLFYSPVAWFLTIAFMVQCGVYYVSPLYGLANWQDVISRNNPNFTDFGISMTDALFLGQDGIFANVLQNLYLFVPLLTMGLISREVNSGTIKLLFSSPIRTREIVLGKYLAIMIYNLLLVGIVGVFMVVGILNIHAADYGVLLSAALGFYLLVCTYTAIGLFMSSLTNYQIVSAIGSFIIIFVLSHISGLWQKYDIVRDLTYFLSISGRTVKMLKGLITTKDVVYFVMIVYMFVTFTLIKMKAGRESRPWWAQASRYVMVFASVLVIGYVSSRPAFIGYWDTTRSKSNTLHPNTQTILKDLGKEPVEITLYTNLLGAGVHRGLPENRNDYLWNLWEPYLRFKPDIKFNYVYYYDTDDADSTLYKTWVGKSLPEIAGQTAEGLQVNVKDFTAPAEVRKMINLRPEGYRLVMQLKYKGNTTFLRTFDDANFWPEEQQVAAALKRLLGNVPKNIFLTGNLERSIYKKGEREYSNHAVARDNRQSLINIGFDSDSLCVETQEIPAGISTLVLADPKTALSAAAMEKISRYINNGGNMLIFGEPGKQQMLNPVLKQLGVQLMDGTLIEVSKDEMPHMVKPGLTAAGTHLSEDPALIALREMQTDGKSMGLLMPGVTGITFGDSSAFKAMPLLATVPGNVWLKAGPVVTDSTAPVFNPQDGDTRQPSYATAVALTRTINGKEQRIAVSADADFMSNLRMGGGFLGRNLYAWMVNDAFPIYTPKPKPIDTKLTITATTANIEKYLFVWILPGLVLLTGTILLVRRKRQ from the coding sequence ATGAAGATGATATTCAAGATTGCTAAAACAGAGCTCCGTAACCTGTTCTACTCGCCGGTGGCCTGGTTCTTAACAATCGCTTTTATGGTGCAGTGCGGCGTATACTATGTTTCTCCATTGTATGGTCTGGCTAACTGGCAGGATGTGATTTCCCGGAACAATCCCAATTTTACCGACTTCGGTATCTCCATGACCGATGCCCTCTTTCTGGGACAGGACGGTATTTTTGCCAATGTATTGCAAAATCTTTACCTGTTCGTTCCCCTGCTGACGATGGGGCTTATCAGCCGCGAGGTGAACAGTGGCACGATCAAACTATTGTTTTCTTCGCCTATCCGTACCCGTGAGATCGTGTTAGGGAAATATCTCGCGATCATGATCTATAACCTGCTGCTGGTGGGTATTGTAGGAGTGTTTATGGTCGTTGGGATACTCAATATTCATGCTGCGGATTATGGCGTGCTGCTCTCTGCAGCGCTGGGCTTCTATCTGCTGGTATGTACCTATACGGCCATCGGGCTATTTATGTCCAGCCTGACCAACTACCAAATCGTATCGGCCATCGGCAGCTTTATCATCATTTTTGTGTTGAGCCACATCAGTGGCCTCTGGCAGAAATATGATATCGTAAGAGACCTGACTTACTTTCTGTCTATTTCCGGCCGTACCGTCAAAATGCTGAAAGGGTTGATCACGACGAAAGACGTGGTTTACTTCGTGATGATAGTGTATATGTTTGTCACCTTTACGCTCATCAAAATGAAAGCAGGGCGCGAATCCAGGCCTTGGTGGGCACAGGCTTCCCGTTATGTGATGGTATTTGCTTCTGTGCTGGTGATCGGCTATGTGAGTTCCCGGCCGGCTTTTATCGGCTACTGGGACACTACCCGCAGCAAGTCCAACACCCTGCATCCCAATACCCAGACCATACTAAAAGATCTGGGCAAAGAGCCCGTGGAGATTACACTGTACACCAACCTGCTGGGCGCCGGCGTTCACCGCGGTTTGCCGGAGAACCGCAATGATTACCTGTGGAACCTCTGGGAACCATACCTCCGTTTTAAACCGGACATCAAATTTAATTACGTTTATTACTATGATACCGATGATGCTGACAGCACGCTGTATAAAACCTGGGTGGGCAAAAGCCTGCCGGAAATAGCCGGCCAGACAGCGGAAGGGTTGCAGGTCAATGTTAAAGATTTTACAGCGCCGGCGGAAGTACGTAAGATGATCAACCTGCGGCCGGAAGGCTACCGCCTCGTGATGCAGTTGAAATACAAAGGCAATACCACCTTCCTGCGTACCTTTGATGACGCCAACTTCTGGCCGGAAGAGCAACAGGTAGCGGCAGCACTTAAAAGGCTGCTGGGCAATGTGCCTAAAAACATCTTCCTGACCGGTAACCTCGAACGCAGCATCTACAAAAAAGGAGAGCGCGAGTATTCCAATCATGCTGTCGCAAGAGACAACCGTCAGTCGCTGATCAACATCGGTTTCGATTCAGACAGCCTGTGTGTGGAGACACAGGAGATTCCTGCCGGCATCTCCACGTTGGTGCTGGCCGACCCTAAGACGGCCCTGAGCGCGGCCGCGATGGAAAAAATCAGCCGTTACATCAACAACGGTGGCAACATGCTGATATTCGGAGAGCCCGGCAAACAGCAGATGCTTAATCCTGTATTAAAACAGCTGGGCGTGCAGCTCATGGACGGTACGCTGATAGAAGTGTCTAAAGACGAAATGCCGCATATGGTGAAACCCGGTCTTACCGCTGCGGGTACCCACCTTTCTGAAGACCCGGCGCTCATCGCGTTGCGGGAAATGCAGACAGATGGAAAAAGTATGGGCCTGCTGATGCCTGGCGTCACCGGCATCACCTTCGGAGACAGCAGCGCTTTCAAAGCAATGCCTTTGCTGGCGACTGTTCCGGGCAATGTATGGCTCAAAGCCGGTCCGGTGGTGACAGACTCCACTGCCCCTGTATTTAATCCGCAGGACGGAGATACCCGTCAGCCCTCATACGCCACGGCCGTAGCACTGACCCGCACCATCAACGGAAAAGAGCAACGTATAGCCGTCAGCGCTGACGCGGATTTTATGAGCAATCTCCGCATGGGTGGCGGCTTCCTCGGCAGAAACCTGTACGCCTGGATGGTCAATGACGCATTCCCCATCTATACGCCAAAACCCAAACCGATCGACACCAAACTGACGATAACCGCCACCACGGCGAATATAGAGAAGTACCTGTTCGTGTGGATTTTACCTGGACTGGTGCTGCTGACAGGAACAATATTACTGGTGCGCCGTAAAAGGCAATAA
- a CDS encoding DUF4397 domain-containing protein, whose product MQRIIYYVGSLLVLLLAACSKDKTPPGTASLTIINAVPGSRPLVTNFNGTSPIRYDVANQIPYNTFALANNRFSSYVGNQPLALYQYPDTTEKSQPLFNLMLDLPVGAMRTLFLTGTVAKPDTVFANDAVPFHPIGDSVCGFRFVNLSAGSAPVKVTIKGKSGAPEVSSLPFKGITGFVSYSVNAAQEDYEFVFSDAATGQYIASIVTQYVHNLPAGWLNPWLYQNYTFALTGTPGGTNGQEQKVLSIKY is encoded by the coding sequence ATGCAACGCATTATTTATTATGTGGGCAGCCTCCTGGTATTATTGCTGGCAGCCTGCTCCAAAGATAAAACACCTCCCGGCACCGCTTCACTGACGATCATCAATGCGGTGCCCGGCAGCCGGCCGCTGGTCACTAATTTCAACGGTACCAGCCCTATCCGGTACGATGTCGCCAATCAGATACCGTACAACACATTTGCGCTGGCCAACAACCGCTTTAGTTCCTATGTGGGCAACCAGCCATTGGCATTGTACCAGTATCCTGATACCACAGAAAAGAGCCAGCCGCTGTTCAACCTGATGCTCGACCTGCCGGTAGGTGCCATGCGTACATTGTTTCTTACCGGCACTGTTGCCAAACCCGACACGGTGTTTGCCAACGATGCGGTGCCTTTCCACCCGATCGGCGACAGCGTGTGCGGTTTCCGTTTCGTCAACCTTTCTGCCGGCAGCGCACCGGTGAAAGTGACGATCAAGGGAAAATCCGGCGCACCGGAAGTCAGCAGCCTGCCATTTAAAGGTATCACCGGATTTGTCAGCTATTCTGTCAACGCCGCCCAGGAAGATTATGAGTTCGTATTCAGCGACGCTGCCACCGGGCAATACATTGCCAGCATCGTCACCCAATACGTGCACAACCTGCCTGCTGGCTGGCTTAATCCATGGTTGTACCAGAATTACACTTTTGCGCTGACAGGTACGCCGGGCGGTACCAATGGCCAGGAGCAAAAGGTGCTGTCCATCAAATACTAG
- a CDS encoding ABC transporter ATP-binding protein: protein MSTILKIDRLSHRYSSAWAIRDINLEIGHTGVIGLLGSNGAGKSTTMNIICGVLNQTEGQVYVNGLDIRQQPELAKKEIGFLPQNPPVYTDLTVDEYLRFAAQLRHIEKSKVRKAVEEAKERVGISHFSTRLISNLSGGYRQRVGIAQAIIHKPKLVVMDEPTNGLDPNQLIEARKLIREIGQDHTVLLSSHILSEVHLLCREIVMIEGGRVIFSDTMEAFNNYVQPHSVLVRMEQPPTAAELQQISGVSRVDFLNDRQIRIYFDGDESITERIITASVQHGWRLREINLDKGLLDDIFKQLSIQSLQ from the coding sequence ATGAGCACTATCTTAAAAATTGACCGGCTCTCTCACAGGTACAGCAGTGCCTGGGCTATCCGCGATATCAATCTGGAAATAGGCCATACCGGTGTCATTGGGCTGTTAGGCTCCAATGGCGCTGGTAAGTCTACCACCATGAATATCATCTGCGGTGTGCTGAACCAGACGGAAGGCCAGGTGTATGTGAACGGGCTGGATATCCGCCAGCAACCTGAACTGGCGAAAAAAGAGATCGGTTTCCTGCCGCAGAACCCTCCGGTATATACAGACCTGACAGTGGACGAGTACCTGCGCTTCGCGGCGCAGCTGCGGCATATCGAAAAAAGCAAAGTGCGCAAAGCGGTGGAAGAAGCAAAAGAGCGCGTGGGCATCTCCCATTTCAGCACCCGCCTGATCAGCAACCTCTCCGGAGGCTACCGCCAGCGTGTAGGCATCGCGCAGGCTATCATCCACAAACCCAAACTGGTGGTGATGGACGAACCCACCAACGGCCTCGATCCCAACCAGCTTATTGAAGCGAGAAAACTGATCCGCGAAATAGGGCAGGACCATACGGTGCTGTTGTCTTCCCATATCCTCTCCGAAGTACACCTGCTGTGCCGCGAAATTGTGATGATCGAAGGAGGCCGTGTCATTTTCTCCGATACTATGGAGGCATTCAACAACTACGTACAGCCGCACAGCGTGCTGGTAAGAATGGAACAGCCGCCAACCGCTGCCGAGCTACAGCAGATCAGCGGCGTGTCCAGGGTGGATTTCCTCAATGACAGGCAAATCCGTATCTACTTCGATGGCGATGAAAGCATCACCGAAAGGATCATCACCGCCAGCGTACAACACGGATGGCGCCTGCGTGAGATCAACCTCGATAAAGGATTGCTCGATGATATTTTCAAGCAATTATCTATTCAATCGCTCCAATAA
- a CDS encoding SusC/RagA family TonB-linked outer membrane protein — MPELRRPKRYIPWKQLGLLLLIAAMGLPLKGLSQTMNYSSKKVTLQQVFAEIKKQTSHVVVFNPEQVDVTQTVPVNAHNQPLDAFMKTLLAKTPLNFTIVGTTIVVFRKTDTPPELNTPPAAVEITGVAYDEKTSQPIPGVSVFASASNEGTQTNDKGVFSLKNLKDAEILTFSSIGYEKVSMAAGQPGVMMYVKMKVATNELDQAVVQGYGVTSKRLATGNITRVSGAEIAAQPVMNPLQALQGKVPGLLITQTSGYANSPVRLEIRGRNSLGKGFLSDPLYIIDGVPLTVLNVTSFTKNTSPGFVQGGISVTGGQSPLFGLSAKDIESIEVLKDADATAIYGSRGANGVIIITTKRGKTGKTTLSIDAKEGIVTVPRKWQLLDTRQYLQMRREAFKNDGVTPNVGNAPDLTLWDTTRYTNWQKEVLGTGKLTTVSASLSGGDSRNTFYVGANYGRQVDILNKSGASQKASLMSRLRHSSGDQKFSIMVGTTIGYTKADAIANNPAVMYLAPNAPPAFDSKGDLNYAEWNASPGVIFPFAYLLQKNNNQTNQFDGNMEIRYELFKGLIFSTTGGYSYVSGNNSSFIPIASQNPILNPVGSAFFGNTRNTNWILEPQLAYSRFVGKGDLSVQVGTSYQSAATNGGTTIGFGYGDDALLGSISNAPIQTATENVARYKYAAVFGRISYNWDNKYMMNLNARRDGSSRFAPGRQYGDFGSVGLGWILSEEPWMKTVLPSWVSFLKLRGSYGITGGDGSIGDYQYLSQWGAALSGTMLMSKYDGIQPYAPIHAMNQDYHWEANKKMEGALTASFLNDRISLEVAHYRNRTNDQVTSLPTPLFTGFGSVTANWAAVVQNSGWEGMLRANLVQQKDLSWSVSFNISRNRNKLVAYPGLEQSPYYGVYKIGQSLSTQYFLHYLGVDPLTGKHSFVDYNKDGKLDIAQPNPDATVTADRYVAIDIAPKYYGGFSSQFTVKGITLDLFFDYKKQLGTDPFAGIVPGGLTNLPLEALNNHWSRPGDNAKYASYSASGASYLSVSDGAFIDASYVRLRSLSISYSLPDKLVKRARMESCRVFMQGENIFTITRYPGLDPDQQDLLALPAPRTIIGGVTLNF; from the coding sequence ATGCCAGAATTGAGACGTCCAAAGCGGTATATACCGTGGAAGCAGCTGGGACTGTTACTGCTGATAGCAGCCATGGGACTGCCGCTGAAGGGATTATCCCAGACTATGAATTACAGCAGCAAAAAAGTAACGCTGCAACAGGTGTTCGCAGAAATAAAAAAACAAACCAGCCATGTAGTGGTATTCAATCCGGAGCAGGTGGACGTAACGCAAACTGTTCCGGTGAATGCCCACAATCAGCCGCTGGACGCGTTTATGAAAACGCTGCTGGCCAAAACGCCGCTGAACTTCACAATTGTAGGCACTACGATTGTGGTGTTCCGGAAAACGGACACGCCGCCAGAGTTGAATACACCACCGGCAGCCGTGGAAATCACAGGGGTAGCGTACGATGAAAAAACATCTCAGCCGATACCCGGTGTCAGCGTCTTTGCCAGCGCGTCCAACGAAGGCACCCAGACAAACGACAAGGGAGTATTCTCCCTTAAAAATCTGAAAGACGCAGAAATACTCACCTTCTCCAGCATTGGCTATGAGAAGGTGAGCATGGCTGCGGGACAGCCCGGCGTGATGATGTACGTGAAAATGAAGGTGGCCACCAATGAGCTGGACCAGGCCGTGGTACAGGGATATGGTGTTACCAGCAAACGTCTTGCTACCGGTAATATCACCCGCGTGAGCGGTGCCGAAATTGCGGCGCAACCGGTCATGAACCCGCTGCAAGCCTTACAGGGCAAGGTGCCTGGGCTGCTGATCACACAAACCAGTGGTTATGCCAACTCCCCCGTAAGATTGGAAATCAGAGGACGGAACTCCCTCGGAAAGGGCTTTCTGTCTGACCCGCTATATATCATTGACGGCGTACCGTTGACCGTGCTGAATGTAACCAGCTTCACTAAAAACACTTCACCGGGATTTGTGCAGGGCGGTATTTCCGTTACCGGCGGCCAAAGTCCACTGTTTGGCCTGAGCGCTAAAGACATAGAAAGCATCGAAGTGCTGAAAGACGCTGATGCCACCGCTATCTACGGCTCCCGTGGCGCCAATGGTGTCATCATCATCACCACTAAAAGAGGAAAAACAGGAAAGACTACTTTGTCGATCGATGCCAAAGAAGGGATCGTCACCGTTCCCCGCAAATGGCAGCTGCTGGACACGCGCCAGTACCTGCAAATGCGCCGGGAAGCGTTTAAAAACGACGGTGTGACGCCCAATGTTGGCAATGCGCCCGACCTGACATTGTGGGATACCACCCGCTATACCAACTGGCAGAAAGAAGTGCTGGGCACCGGCAAACTGACTACCGTATCTGCCAGTCTTTCCGGTGGCGACAGCCGCAATACTTTTTATGTGGGCGCCAACTATGGCCGCCAGGTGGACATATTGAACAAGAGCGGCGCCTCACAAAAAGCGTCCCTGATGTCCCGCCTCCGGCATAGCAGCGGTGATCAGAAGTTTAGCATCATGGTGGGCACTACTATCGGTTATACAAAGGCGGATGCCATCGCCAACAATCCTGCCGTGATGTATCTGGCCCCCAATGCGCCGCCGGCATTTGACAGCAAAGGCGATCTTAACTATGCGGAATGGAATGCCAGCCCGGGCGTAATATTCCCGTTTGCCTACCTGCTGCAGAAAAACAACAATCAGACAAACCAGTTCGATGGTAATATGGAAATCCGGTATGAGCTGTTCAAAGGACTCATCTTCAGCACCACCGGCGGATACTCCTATGTCTCCGGAAACAATAGCAGCTTTATACCTATCGCCTCCCAAAATCCAATACTGAACCCTGTTGGATCAGCGTTCTTCGGCAACACACGCAATACCAACTGGATACTGGAGCCACAGCTGGCTTACAGCCGTTTCGTAGGCAAGGGAGACCTCTCCGTACAGGTGGGCACCAGCTACCAGTCAGCAGCCACTAATGGCGGGACGACAATTGGCTTCGGTTATGGTGACGATGCCCTGCTTGGCAGTATCTCCAATGCCCCTATCCAAACGGCAACTGAAAATGTGGCCCGCTATAAATATGCTGCCGTATTTGGCCGTATCTCCTATAACTGGGACAATAAATACATGATGAACCTCAACGCCAGAAGGGATGGGTCTTCCCGCTTTGCGCCGGGACGCCAGTACGGCGACTTTGGTTCCGTGGGCCTCGGATGGATCCTGTCTGAAGAACCCTGGATGAAAACAGTATTGCCATCATGGGTCAGCTTCCTGAAACTCCGCGGCAGCTATGGTATCACCGGTGGCGATGGATCTATCGGCGACTACCAATACCTGTCACAATGGGGCGCTGCCCTGTCAGGCACGATGCTAATGAGCAAATATGATGGCATACAGCCTTATGCGCCCATCCATGCCATGAACCAGGATTACCACTGGGAAGCCAACAAAAAAATGGAAGGAGCGCTGACCGCCAGTTTCCTGAATGACCGCATCAGCCTGGAAGTGGCGCACTACCGCAATCGTACTAACGATCAGGTGACCAGCCTGCCCACACCGCTTTTTACCGGTTTTGGCAGTGTGACCGCCAACTGGGCGGCAGTAGTGCAGAACAGCGGATGGGAAGGCATGCTGCGCGCCAACCTGGTGCAGCAAAAAGATTTGTCCTGGTCAGTGTCCTTCAATATCTCCCGTAACCGCAACAAGCTGGTGGCGTACCCCGGACTGGAACAGTCGCCCTACTATGGCGTATACAAAATAGGGCAGTCCCTGTCTACCCAATATTTCCTGCATTACCTCGGCGTAGATCCGCTGACCGGCAAACACAGTTTTGTTGATTACAACAAAGACGGAAAGCTGGATATCGCGCAACCTAATCCGGATGCTACCGTTACGGCCGACCGCTATGTGGCCATCGATATAGCGCCTAAATACTATGGCGGTTTCAGTTCACAGTTTACCGTGAAAGGAATAACGCTCGATCTGTTCTTTGATTACAAAAAACAACTGGGCACTGATCCTTTCGCCGGTATTGTACCGGGCGGCCTTACCAACCTGCCGCTGGAAGCACTGAACAATCACTGGTCCAGGCCGGGAGACAATGCCAAATATGCCAGCTACTCCGCTTCAGGCGCCAGCTACCTCAGCGTATCTGACGGCGCTTTTATAGATGCTTCTTATGTCCGCCTGCGCTCACTTTCCATCAGTTACAGTCTGCCGGACAAGCTGGTGAAAAGAGCCCGTATGGAAAGCTGCCGTGTGTTTATGCAAGGGGAGAACATTTTTACCATCACCCGTTATCCCGGCTTAGATCCGGACCAACAGGACCTCCTGGCGCTTCCGGCTCCGAGGACTATCATCGGTGGTGTAACGCTTAACTTTTAA